Proteins from a genomic interval of Xylocopa sonorina isolate GNS202 chromosome 6, iyXylSono1_principal, whole genome shotgun sequence:
- the LOC143424891 gene encoding uncharacterized protein LOC143424891 gives MHEVIDQAQHGDDARMDEIRRRTEEIRREQEEQRLAIVAAKRMQRYLAQCPEVRGKLSKKSTVEAKLGNLAQMADNEAKKEAVRELDQLWHQLMLKEVEAKKEREVEEAKRRCLLEQGAVAVLAKQVAGKLALEEQKKLVQEEDKEHLERLWEKLREEERLKLEKERQSREKLKKELQEQILIANRKLAEQARHEAEMDRMRQIIAAEELAKERTSIKESSAALRKELLAYLQYLEDLRKEEAKREAEVDRIVEESLKDVAARRDLAVKKFRETKERILRDVLRGREEQMRIKCEKEKEELRQRQLEKEMVEKQIESEAKLAACAKKEEKDRMLRYKKELEEQWKWSENARRREAEEDERIRLEELKRQEEYKNLTEELLNASENITPHPFKILLKECQARYAAEKEGQCYCPPPPSEE, from the coding sequence ATGCACGAGGTGATAGACCAGGCTCAGCACGGGGACGACGCGAGGATGGACGAGATCCGTCGCAGAACGGAGGAGATACGCAGGGAGCAGGAGGAGCAACGGCTGGCGATAGTGGCTGCGAAGAGGATGCAGCGTTACCTAGCCCAGTGTCCAGAGGTACGGGGCAAACTGTCGAAGAAGTCGACCGTCGAGGCGAAACTGGGCAATTTGGCCCAAATGGCGGACAACGAGGCCAAGAAAGAAGCGGTGAGGGAATTGGATCAATTGTGGCACCAGCTGATGTTGAAGGAAGTGGAGGCGAAGAAGGAGAGGGAGGTGGAGGAGGCGAAACGACGTTGTCTCTTGGAGCAGGGCGCTGTAGCCGTGCTGGCGAAACAAGTGGCGGGGAAGCTGGCCCTCGAGGAGCAGAAGAAGCTGGTACAGGAGGAGGACAAGGAACATTTGGAGCGTCTGTGGGAGAAACTTCGCGAGGAGGAGCGTCTGAAGCTGGAGAAGGAACGGCAGAGCAGGGAGAAGCTGAAGAAAGAGCTGCAAGAACAAATTTTGATCGCGAACAGGAAGCTCGCGGAGCAAGCTCGTCACGAAGCGGAAATGGATCGTATGAGGCAAATCATTGCCGCGGAGGAGTTGGCCAAAGAGCGGACCAGCATTAAGGAGTCGAGTGCCGCTCTTCGCAAAGAACTGCTGGCATATTTGCAATATTTAGAAGATCTCAGGAAAGAGGAGGCCAAGAGAGAAGCGGAAGTGGACAGGATAGTGGAGGAGTCGTTGAAGGATGTCGCCGCCAGGCGCGATCTTGCCGTGAAAAAGTTCCGCGAGACCAAAGAAAGAATTCTACGGGACGTTCTGCGAGGTCGCGAGGAACAGATGAGGATTAAGTGCGAGAAGGAGAAAGAGGAGCTCAGGCAACGTCAGCTGGAGAAGGAGATGGTGGAAAAGCAGATCGAATCGGAGGCGAAGTTGGCTGCTTGTGCTAAGAAGGAGGAGAAGGATAGGATGTTACGTTACAAGAAGGAGTTGGAGGAGCAATGGAAGTGGTCGGAGAATGCGCGTCGTAGGGAAGCTGAGGAGGACGAGAGGATTCGTTTGGAGGAGCTCAAGCGACAGGAAGAGTATAAGAATCTAACCGAAGAGTTGTTGAACGCTTCTGAAAATATCACTCCGCATCCGTTTAAGATTTTGTTAAAAGAATGCCAGGCTCGATACGCTGCGGAGAAGGAGGGACAGTGTTACTGTCCGCCTCCTCCATCCGAGGAATAA